One Pseudothermotoga sp. genomic window carries:
- a CDS encoding ABC transporter substrate-binding protein, whose translation MKKVLFIVFVIVFAALSFAWTAYATPQDYRKATGKEIVKYSESPMLAELVKQGKLPPVEQRLPEEPLVIVPEEEVGQYGGTWRRAWKGLADRWGLYRIMAAHFVFWDKEGAEFLPGIAKKWDILEGGKTYIFYLRKGMKWSDGHPFTADDVVFYVEKIVGNNDLTPSKPTWYRIGGQPVKVTKIDDYTVRFDFAQPYPLFMMELARGTFCAPKHYLSQFHPDFTPMSEIEKKMVPGTHKTWVDLFNDRNDFLKNSELPTILTWKPVNDPSGQFFILERNPYFWAVDIAGNQLPYIDYIRNEYITDNEVILLKAISGELDFQWRHIGLLGAGLANYPILKENEKKGDYRVLLWSNANGSVSQLMLNVSDPQDPELGKVFNDVRFRRALSLAINRQEINEIFYNGLAEPRQASFVSGSGYFDPEWEKAYAEYDPERANKLLDEMGLKWDAKREYRLLTDGRPLRFTIQVVGQPHVDIWTTVKEHWKKIGVWVEIENLERSLYESRLSAHYFDAQVWLLDRAAQPLADPMMIIPGGSQYATSWYIGWMDWINAYLKGETPPANAKEPPAEVKKLLQIWEQIKTSTNPQRIKELMKEVTKIHRENLWMIGTVGEDPSPLVVKNNFRNVPEKLVAETPFFTPLNAMPMQFFFKRK comes from the coding sequence GTGAAGAAGGTTCTGTTCATCGTTTTCGTCATAGTTTTCGCTGCATTGAGCTTTGCTTGGACCGCTTACGCAACACCTCAGGATTATCGAAAAGCAACTGGAAAAGAGATCGTGAAGTACAGCGAATCACCTATGCTCGCAGAACTTGTGAAGCAAGGAAAGTTACCACCCGTTGAACAAAGGCTCCCGGAAGAACCACTCGTGATCGTGCCCGAGGAGGAAGTTGGGCAGTACGGCGGAACTTGGAGGAGGGCTTGGAAGGGCCTTGCAGACAGATGGGGACTTTACAGAATAATGGCTGCCCATTTTGTCTTCTGGGACAAAGAAGGAGCAGAGTTCTTACCCGGTATAGCCAAGAAGTGGGACATACTCGAAGGTGGAAAGACTTACATCTTCTACCTCAGAAAAGGTATGAAGTGGTCTGATGGTCACCCGTTCACAGCGGATGATGTCGTTTTCTATGTGGAAAAAATTGTTGGCAACAACGATCTAACTCCATCCAAGCCAACGTGGTACAGAATAGGCGGTCAACCTGTCAAAGTGACCAAGATCGATGATTACACCGTGAGGTTTGATTTCGCTCAGCCTTATCCGCTCTTCATGATGGAACTTGCCAGAGGGACTTTCTGTGCACCGAAACATTATCTATCGCAGTTCCATCCTGATTTCACCCCGATGTCGGAAATCGAGAAAAAAATGGTGCCAGGTACACACAAAACATGGGTTGATCTTTTCAACGATAGGAATGACTTTTTGAAAAACTCAGAACTCCCAACGATACTGACCTGGAAGCCGGTCAACGATCCTTCTGGTCAGTTCTTCATTTTGGAAAGAAACCCATATTTCTGGGCCGTTGACATCGCTGGAAACCAACTGCCGTACATAGACTATATAAGGAACGAGTACATAACTGACAACGAGGTTATCCTTCTCAAGGCAATATCCGGTGAGTTGGACTTCCAGTGGAGGCACATAGGCCTGCTTGGTGCAGGACTGGCGAACTATCCGATCCTGAAAGAGAATGAAAAGAAGGGAGATTACAGAGTTTTGCTCTGGTCGAACGCAAATGGTTCTGTGAGTCAGTTGATGCTCAACGTTTCTGACCCGCAAGATCCTGAACTTGGAAAGGTGTTCAACGATGTCAGGTTCAGAAGGGCGCTCTCACTCGCGATCAACAGGCAAGAGATCAACGAGATATTCTACAATGGTCTTGCAGAACCAAGACAAGCTTCCTTCGTCAGTGGTTCTGGATATTTCGATCCGGAGTGGGAGAAAGCTTATGCGGAGTATGATCCAGAACGTGCGAACAAATTACTCGATGAAATGGGACTCAAATGGGATGCAAAGCGTGAGTATCGCTTGTTGACAGATGGTAGGCCACTCAGATTCACGATTCAAGTGGTTGGTCAACCTCACGTAGACATTTGGACAACCGTCAAGGAGCATTGGAAAAAGATCGGTGTTTGGGTCGAGATAGAGAATTTGGAGAGATCGTTGTATGAAAGCAGATTGAGTGCGCATTATTTTGACGCACAAGTGTGGCTACTTGACAGGGCTGCTCAACCACTCGCCGACCCAATGATGATCATCCCCGGAGGTTCTCAGTATGCAACTTCTTGGTACATAGGTTGGATGGATTGGATCAACGCTTACTTGAAAGGAGAGACTCCTCCCGCAAACGCTAAAGAACCCCCGGCGGAAGTGAAGAAGCTGCTTCAGATCTGGGAACAGATTAAGACCTCAACGAATCCGCAGAGAATTAAAGAACTCATGAAAGAGGTAACGAAGATACACAGAGAAAATCTATGGATGATAGGAACAGTTGGAGAAGATCCTTCACCCCTCGTTGTCAAGAATAATTTCAGGAATGTTCCAGAGAAACTCGTCGCGGAAACACCTTTCTTTACACCTTTGAACGCCATGCCCATGCAGTTCTTCTTTAAACGGAAATGA
- a CDS encoding LacI family transcriptional regulator, with protein MKITLKQIAAELGVNVSTVSRALNGKPGVSEELREKIIEFARNKGYLPDLAAVGLRKGKTKIVGVLIPDVANPFFAQILRGMEKVFYPLGYHVLLCSTDENSEKEEENLRTLLSQRVEGILAAPVDSGGNRSIYRKIVEYGIPLVFFDRIVPGLEVSYVITDNEGGIAELVRYVHKKGHRKVGIITLRSRSYTGKMRLSGALKACDELGILVKEEWILDGGSTQEGAYQSVKKLFQLEDRPTALIICNNLMMLGVMKALKELGVKVPEDISIVSFDDSYWNEIFDPPITCVAQEPEQMGLIAATMMMDLLLHGSKSSKTILKAHFIERNSVKQIE; from the coding sequence TTGAAGATAACTCTCAAGCAGATTGCGGCAGAACTCGGTGTCAATGTTTCCACCGTTTCGAGAGCTTTGAATGGGAAACCCGGAGTAAGCGAAGAGTTACGTGAAAAGATCATAGAATTTGCCAGGAATAAGGGATACCTCCCAGATTTGGCAGCCGTGGGGTTGAGAAAGGGAAAAACAAAAATAGTGGGAGTCCTCATACCCGACGTAGCCAATCCCTTTTTTGCACAAATATTGCGTGGAATGGAGAAAGTGTTCTACCCATTAGGCTATCATGTACTGCTTTGTTCAACGGACGAAAACTCTGAAAAGGAAGAGGAAAACCTTCGCACGCTTCTAAGCCAGCGAGTTGAAGGCATTCTGGCCGCACCCGTTGATTCCGGTGGAAACAGATCGATCTATAGAAAAATCGTCGAGTACGGTATTCCCTTGGTTTTCTTTGACCGTATCGTACCAGGTCTTGAAGTGAGTTACGTGATAACAGACAACGAAGGTGGGATAGCTGAGCTAGTCCGCTATGTACACAAAAAAGGTCATAGAAAGGTCGGCATCATAACGCTCAGATCACGTTCTTATACAGGTAAGATGAGGCTCTCTGGAGCATTGAAAGCATGTGATGAGCTTGGAATATTGGTGAAAGAAGAATGGATTCTTGACGGTGGTTCCACACAAGAGGGTGCATACCAGTCAGTGAAGAAACTTTTCCAACTGGAAGACAGGCCAACGGCATTGATAATTTGCAACAATCTCATGATGCTGGGTGTGATGAAAGCACTCAAAGAATTGGGTGTAAAAGTTCCGGAAGATATCTCCATCGTTTCATTCGATGATTCCTATTGGAATGAGATATTCGATCCTCCAATCACATGTGTCGCGCAGGAACCCGAACAAATGGGTTTGATCGCAGCGACGATGATGATGGATCTGTTGTTGCACGGTTCAAAATCCAGCAAAACCATCTTGAAAGCTCATTTCATTGAAAGAAATTCCGTAAAACAAATTGAATGA
- the hpt gene encoding hypoxanthine phosphoribosyltransferase yields the protein MAIEVLLDEKTIKERIKQLSKEIEEYYKGKTDTLHAICVLKGSIHFFSELVLNLNMNVNYSFVHVSSYAGTESSGRIRVKSWVDEPLQGKYVLVVEDIVDTGNTLRYILNYLRKYKPADLKIVALIEKEKYQHGIPIDFVGFRVQDVFLIGYGLDYDEKYRNLPYIGYLKPES from the coding sequence GTGGCTATAGAAGTTCTGCTCGACGAGAAAACGATCAAAGAGAGGATCAAACAATTGTCGAAAGAGATCGAGGAGTACTACAAAGGTAAAACTGACACGTTGCATGCCATATGCGTACTCAAAGGTTCAATACACTTCTTCAGTGAGCTCGTGTTGAATCTCAACATGAATGTGAACTATTCTTTCGTACACGTATCGAGTTACGCCGGGACAGAATCTTCCGGGAGGATCAGGGTTAAATCGTGGGTGGACGAACCACTCCAAGGTAAGTATGTACTCGTGGTGGAAGACATTGTGGATACCGGAAACACGCTGAGGTACATTTTGAACTATCTAAGGAAGTATAAACCAGCCGATTTGAAAATCGTGGCTCTCATAGAAAAGGAAAAATACCAGCACGGTATTCCTATAGATTTCGTTGGCTTCAGAGTACAAGACGTTTTCTTGATAGGTTACGGTCTAGACTACGACGAGAAGTACAGGAATCTTCCATACATAGGTTATTTGAAGCCAGAATCATGA
- a CDS encoding AAA family ATPase, with protein MIDFKDYTESAQRVLGAVQDILNRYSQNQMSSEHILLAILEDGENAAVDILRKIGVNIDALRDETTSFVSKYGMRSHNPHGQLSQVYITPDARHVLEEAKREARRMGDEKVGTDHLLLGMILSPSSMTYRLLTRYGVTPDKVYEAIRDLRTSGKTVEDENVDVLFKFTEDLTHMAKEGKLLPVVGREKEILRVIQILGRKFKNNPVLIGDPGVGKTAIVEGLAQRIIKGDVPSFLKNRKILKLDMGRIIAGTKFRGEFEERMKRLIDALKKNASQYILFIDELHTVVGAGAAEGAVDAANLLKPELARGEMQVIGATTINEYRKYVEKDKALARRFQPILVNEPNVEETIEILKGIKKEFEKHHGVTITDEALIAASRLSARYITDRFLPDKAIDLIDEAASEKRLLANGKVVDENDIAKVVESWTGIPVSRMMQSEREKLMRLEELLHKRIVDQDDAVLTVARTIRKARAGLKDPKRPSGVFLFLGPTGVGKTELAKALAEVLFGTEDALIRIDMSEYTEKHSVSRLIGAPPGYVGYEEGGQLTEAVRRRPYSVILLDEIEKAHQEVFNVLLQVFDDGRLTDGKGNTVDFRNTIIIMTSNIASQQILDALEEGITDLTPLIEEEMRKHFKPEFINRIDAAIIFKPLSFEHMKRIVELQLRKVEERIREQKRSVVFTDSAKEYLANRGYLPAMGARPLRRIIDNEVETVLADKIISGEFAEGETITIDADEYGLIFRK; from the coding sequence ATGATAGACTTTAAAGATTACACAGAAAGTGCACAAAGGGTCCTCGGGGCAGTTCAGGATATATTGAACAGATATTCTCAAAATCAAATGTCTTCTGAACACATTCTGCTCGCCATACTCGAAGACGGTGAGAACGCTGCCGTGGACATTTTGAGAAAGATAGGTGTCAACATAGATGCACTTCGCGATGAAACTACCTCTTTTGTGAGCAAGTATGGTATGCGCTCACACAATCCTCATGGGCAACTCTCACAGGTTTACATCACACCGGATGCAAGACATGTTTTGGAGGAAGCGAAAAGGGAAGCTCGAAGGATGGGGGATGAAAAGGTTGGCACAGATCACCTTTTGCTCGGGATGATACTCTCACCGAGCTCTATGACGTACAGGCTTTTGACTAGATACGGTGTGACACCAGACAAGGTTTACGAAGCTATAAGGGATTTGAGGACGAGTGGCAAAACTGTGGAAGACGAAAACGTGGATGTGCTTTTCAAGTTCACGGAAGATCTAACGCACATGGCGAAGGAAGGAAAACTTCTCCCCGTGGTAGGTAGGGAAAAGGAGATCCTCAGAGTGATACAGATCCTTGGAAGGAAGTTCAAGAACAACCCCGTTCTCATAGGCGATCCGGGAGTTGGAAAAACAGCCATCGTCGAGGGCCTCGCTCAGAGAATAATTAAAGGTGACGTACCCAGTTTTTTGAAGAACAGGAAGATCCTCAAGCTCGATATGGGAAGGATCATTGCTGGTACGAAATTCCGAGGAGAGTTCGAAGAAAGGATGAAGAGACTCATCGATGCTCTCAAAAAGAACGCGTCACAGTACATTCTTTTCATAGATGAACTACACACCGTCGTGGGTGCAGGAGCTGCAGAGGGTGCCGTGGACGCGGCAAACTTACTCAAACCAGAGCTAGCACGCGGTGAAATGCAGGTGATAGGTGCCACGACGATCAACGAATACCGCAAATACGTTGAAAAGGACAAAGCGCTCGCGCGCAGGTTCCAACCAATCTTGGTGAATGAACCGAACGTTGAAGAGACGATAGAAATTCTGAAAGGCATAAAAAAGGAATTCGAAAAGCATCACGGTGTAACCATAACGGATGAAGCCTTAATCGCTGCTTCAAGGCTTTCCGCGAGATACATCACCGACAGATTCCTACCGGATAAAGCGATCGATTTGATAGACGAAGCCGCATCAGAGAAGAGATTGTTGGCGAATGGCAAGGTTGTCGATGAGAACGACATAGCGAAAGTTGTTGAATCTTGGACTGGTATACCGGTTTCAAGAATGATGCAATCTGAACGTGAAAAGCTCATGCGTTTGGAAGAATTGTTACACAAAAGGATCGTTGACCAAGATGATGCTGTTTTGACGGTTGCCAGAACGATCAGAAAAGCTCGTGCTGGTCTGAAGGATCCAAAAAGACCGTCTGGTGTTTTTCTGTTCTTAGGTCCAACGGGTGTGGGTAAAACAGAACTGGCTAAAGCTCTCGCAGAGGTGCTCTTCGGGACAGAGGACGCACTCATAAGGATCGATATGAGTGAGTACACAGAAAAGCATTCTGTAAGTAGATTGATCGGGGCACCTCCAGGTTACGTTGGTTACGAAGAAGGTGGTCAACTCACCGAAGCAGTGCGTAGAAGGCCATACAGCGTCATCTTGCTTGACGAAATAGAGAAAGCGCATCAAGAGGTTTTCAACGTGCTTTTACAAGTTTTCGACGACGGTAGGCTCACCGATGGAAAAGGTAACACGGTGGATTTCAGGAACACGATCATCATAATGACCAGCAACATAGCGAGTCAACAAATTTTGGATGCACTCGAAGAAGGTATCACGGATCTCACACCTCTGATAGAGGAAGAGATGAGGAAACACTTCAAACCCGAATTCATAAACAGAATAGATGCGGCAATAATTTTCAAACCACTCAGCTTTGAGCACATGAAAAGAATCGTGGAATTACAACTCAGAAAAGTTGAAGAAAGGATTAGGGAACAAAAGAGAAGTGTCGTGTTCACCGATTCGGCCAAAGAATATCTCGCCAACAGAGGCTATTTACCAGCTATGGGCGCAAGACCTTTGAGGAGGATCATAGACAATGAAGTGGAGACAGTCCTTGCAGACAAAATCATATCCGGGGAGTTTGCAGAAGGTGAGACGATCACGATCGATGCCGACGAATACGGTCTAATCTTTAGAAAATGA
- a CDS encoding Hsp20/alpha crystallin family protein, with amino-acid sequence MLLERREDFFKPFRELQREIDRLFEDFFTPTIRKRFDVYTFTPDIDVYETDKEIVIEAEVPGMERKDITVKVEDNVLKISGEKKLEREKKDRNYRVYERSYGKFERCLALPDYVDAEKIKAKYENGVLTITIPKREEKKVKIVDVEVE; translated from the coding sequence ATGTTGCTCGAAAGACGCGAAGATTTCTTCAAACCATTCAGGGAACTGCAAAGGGAGATCGACAGACTCTTCGAAGACTTCTTCACACCAACCATCAGGAAGAGGTTTGATGTTTACACCTTTACACCGGATATAGACGTGTATGAAACAGACAAAGAAATAGTCATCGAAGCTGAAGTTCCTGGAATGGAAAGAAAAGACATCACGGTGAAAGTTGAAGACAACGTCTTGAAGATCTCCGGTGAGAAAAAGCTTGAACGCGAGAAGAAAGATAGAAACTACAGAGTATATGAAAGATCCTATGGCAAGTTTGAAAGATGTTTGGCTCTACCAGACTATGTGGATGCAGAAAAAATCAAAGCAAAGTACGAAAACGGGGTCTTGACCATCACGATACCGAAGCGTGAGGAAAAGAAAGTCAAGATCGTCGACGTTGAGGTTGAATGA
- the dnaK gene encoding molecular chaperone DnaK: MSDREFVVGIDLGTTNSVIAWMKPDGSIEVIPNAEGSRLTPSIVAFTKTGEILVGEPAKRQMILNAERTIKSIKRKMGSDYKVRIDDKEYTPQQISAFILMKMKKDAEQYLGGRIRKAVITCPAYFNDAQRQATKEAGQIAGFEVLRIINEPTAAALAYGLDKKKEQRVLVYDLGGGTFDVSILEISEGVIQVIATSGNNHLGGDDFDQRIIDWLAEDFKKHHRIDLREDKQALQRLRDAAEKAKIELSTKLETDISLPYIAATSSGPLHLEAKLTRALYESLVKDLVEMTRGPIERALSDAKLSPRDIDEVILVGGMTRTPMVQRLIYEIFGKEPNKSVNPDEAVAIGAAIQAAILAGSAKEKDIVLVDVTPLTLGIEVKGGLMEPIIPRNTTIPVRKSKIFTTAEDFQTEVEIRVYQGERAMARDNIFLGSFRLVDIPPAPRGVPQIEVTFDIDSDGIVHVSAKDLASNKEQSMVVTGRHKLREDEIRKMVEEAQKYEEQDRRKREEVELKNRADDLAYSVSKTLREHGSKLPQDLKDRLENLVRDLREAINRDDITKVKILFDDLQRESMKIGQYLYESVRKEQPGAQ; the protein is encoded by the coding sequence ATGAGCGATAGAGAATTCGTTGTGGGTATCGACCTTGGGACTACAAACTCTGTGATAGCTTGGATGAAACCAGATGGTTCCATAGAAGTTATACCGAACGCAGAGGGTAGCAGACTCACACCTTCCATCGTTGCGTTCACCAAGACCGGTGAGATACTCGTCGGGGAACCAGCCAAGAGACAGATGATCCTCAACGCAGAGAGGACCATCAAATCCATCAAGCGCAAGATGGGATCGGACTACAAAGTCAGGATAGATGACAAAGAATACACACCGCAGCAGATCAGTGCATTCATCCTCATGAAGATGAAGAAGGATGCTGAGCAGTACTTGGGCGGAAGGATCAGGAAAGCCGTCATCACTTGTCCTGCTTATTTTAACGATGCTCAGAGACAAGCCACAAAAGAAGCAGGTCAGATAGCTGGTTTTGAAGTGCTGAGGATAATCAACGAACCAACCGCTGCAGCACTGGCTTACGGTCTCGACAAGAAAAAGGAACAGAGAGTACTCGTCTACGACCTGGGCGGTGGAACTTTCGACGTTTCCATCCTCGAAATCAGTGAAGGTGTCATTCAAGTCATCGCTACGAGCGGGAACAACCACTTAGGTGGTGATGATTTCGACCAAAGAATCATCGATTGGCTCGCGGAGGATTTCAAGAAACATCATAGGATAGATCTCAGGGAAGACAAACAAGCACTCCAGAGACTCAGAGACGCTGCCGAGAAAGCGAAGATAGAACTTTCAACGAAGCTTGAGACTGATATAAGCTTGCCGTACATAGCTGCGACGAGCTCTGGACCATTGCACTTGGAAGCCAAGCTCACCAGAGCTCTGTATGAATCACTCGTGAAAGATCTGGTCGAGATGACCAGGGGACCAATTGAAAGAGCCCTGAGTGATGCGAAGCTATCACCGAGGGATATAGATGAAGTCATCCTCGTCGGCGGGATGACGAGGACTCCAATGGTGCAGAGATTGATCTATGAAATATTCGGCAAAGAACCAAACAAGAGCGTGAACCCAGACGAGGCAGTTGCGATCGGTGCCGCCATACAGGCAGCGATACTCGCCGGTAGTGCCAAAGAAAAGGACATAGTCCTTGTGGACGTTACACCGTTGACGCTCGGTATCGAAGTTAAAGGAGGCCTAATGGAACCCATCATACCTCGAAACACGACCATACCCGTTAGAAAGAGCAAAATCTTCACCACCGCAGAGGATTTCCAAACGGAAGTCGAAATCAGAGTCTATCAAGGTGAAAGAGCCATGGCGCGTGACAATATCTTCTTGGGTAGTTTCAGGTTGGTGGACATTCCACCGGCACCCAGAGGTGTTCCACAGATAGAAGTAACGTTCGATATAGACAGTGACGGTATAGTGCACGTTTCAGCCAAAGATCTCGCATCCAACAAGGAACAGTCCATGGTTGTGACGGGTAGGCACAAGCTGAGGGAAGACGAGATCAGGAAAATGGTTGAGGAGGCACAGAAATACGAGGAGCAAGATAGAAGGAAACGTGAGGAGGTCGAGCTCAAAAACAGAGCAGACGATCTCGCCTACAGCGTGAGTAAGACACTCAGAGAGCATGGCAGTAAGCTACCACAGGACTTGAAGGACAGACTTGAAAACCTCGTCAGGGACTTGAGAGAAGCCATCAACCGTGATGACATAACTAAAGTCAAGATCCTCTTCGACGATCTCCAGCGCGAAAGTATGAAGATAGGCCAGTATCTGTACGAAAGCGTTCGAAAGGAACAACCCGGTGCACAATGA
- a CDS encoding MBL fold metallo-hydrolase → MKITWFGHACFLIDSQGVRILMDPFDSSVGYKVPNVSVDVVTESHQHFDHNAHHLLRGDFQLIKEAGEYTIKNVKIRGIKTFHDEAGGVKRGVNIVFVIEFSDFRVAHLGDLGHTLNQQQVQQIGQLDVLLIPVGGTFTVGPEEAKKIVEQLQPHVAIPMHYKTKYIKFDLRPVEDFLKFFTNVKKFSESTIELGEEVKSQRIAIYVPSI, encoded by the coding sequence GTGAAGATCACTTGGTTCGGGCACGCATGTTTTCTCATCGACAGTCAAGGCGTTCGCATTTTGATGGACCCATTCGACAGTTCTGTGGGTTACAAGGTTCCAAACGTTTCGGTCGACGTTGTTACTGAGAGCCACCAACATTTCGATCACAACGCGCACCATTTACTTAGGGGAGATTTTCAGTTGATCAAGGAAGCTGGAGAGTACACCATCAAGAACGTGAAAATCAGAGGTATAAAGACCTTTCACGATGAAGCTGGAGGTGTTAAGAGGGGCGTAAACATCGTTTTCGTGATTGAATTTTCAGATTTCAGAGTGGCACACCTTGGTGATCTTGGACACACTTTGAATCAGCAACAAGTTCAACAGATAGGTCAGCTAGACGTGCTGCTGATTCCAGTTGGAGGTACCTTCACTGTGGGACCGGAGGAAGCCAAGAAGATAGTTGAACAATTACAACCTCACGTTGCGATCCCGATGCATTACAAGACGAAATACATAAAGTTCGACCTCAGACCTGTGGAAGACTTTTTGAAGTTCTTCACGAACGTTAAGAAATTCTCTGAAAGTACTATTGAGCTTGGAGAAGAGGTAAAATCTCAACGAATAGCAATTTACGTTCCTTCAATTTGA
- the recG gene encoding ATP-dependent DNA helicase RecG — MRPILVEEFFKDLEENIFNVLNGRTSSRELLEWVQEHRELIQDPLLEDTFARERLEQLIDYLEPITEFSKERIVKRLMNALGMIERYKSWHFLAKPDPSQAKQLSSEIKYARGVGPKREKLLQKLGINTLEDLIFYFPREYEDRRRVLSLKDVLVGEKVTTKGKIMSVEMKDLSGMKVLAAVLADGIHHLILKWFNQDFLYRQLQALKGKEVYVTGVVKKGMFGGLEIVNPEVEIAEETVSLEIFPIYPLTEGIRQKELRRILRQNIHCVVNVQDDLPSELVEKRKLIDLSTALYGMHFPKTMYQLEKSRERLAYEELLFLQLAMLLSRRTLESIGGIAKKVEGKLAQEFLRKLPFELTNAQKKAHQEIREDLRSPRPMSRLLQGDVGCGKTVVAQLAIIDNFEAGFQAAVMAPTSILATQHYRRMAPMFESLGIKTALLLGDMSKAEKERIKKLLKSGQLSVVIGTHTLIQEDVEFDRLGLVIIDEQHRFGVRQREALISKGAAVDTLVMTATPIPRTLALAVYGDLDLTIIDEMPPGRKDVKTILVSVTKIDQVFEFVRKEVSTGDQAFIVYPLIEESDKLQVKAATQMYEKLSQEVFKDLRVGLLHGRMSQQEKDMVMERFALGDFDILVSTTVIEVGIDIPNATIMVVENPERFGLAQLHQLRGRIGRGGKQGYCFLVVGNIDEEAMERLRYFATTKNGFEVAEYDMKLRGPGEILGLRQHGLPDLRVADLVRDKHLLLKAREDAELVIKEFERFKNLIDKVERMYGERLKLVKVG; from the coding sequence ATGCGCCCCATTCTCGTTGAAGAATTCTTCAAAGACCTCGAAGAGAACATCTTCAACGTTCTTAACGGAAGGACCTCTTCCCGTGAATTGCTCGAATGGGTTCAAGAACACCGCGAGCTCATTCAAGATCCTCTATTAGAGGATACATTCGCTCGTGAGAGATTAGAACAATTGATCGACTATCTTGAACCGATAACAGAGTTCTCGAAGGAACGCATCGTGAAACGTTTGATGAACGCGCTGGGCATGATCGAAAGGTACAAATCTTGGCATTTCCTTGCAAAGCCAGATCCATCTCAAGCGAAACAACTTTCTTCAGAGATAAAGTATGCGCGCGGTGTCGGCCCCAAGAGAGAAAAGCTGTTACAAAAGCTTGGTATCAACACGTTGGAGGATTTGATCTTCTATTTTCCCAGAGAGTATGAAGATCGCCGAAGGGTCCTATCCTTGAAAGATGTACTCGTTGGAGAAAAGGTCACAACCAAAGGCAAAATCATGAGCGTTGAGATGAAAGACCTATCTGGCATGAAAGTCTTGGCTGCCGTACTTGCTGATGGTATTCATCACCTGATTTTAAAATGGTTCAATCAAGATTTCCTCTACAGACAACTTCAAGCGCTGAAAGGCAAAGAAGTGTACGTCACAGGCGTGGTTAAAAAAGGCATGTTCGGCGGACTTGAGATCGTCAATCCCGAAGTAGAAATCGCTGAGGAAACAGTTTCGTTAGAAATTTTTCCTATCTATCCGCTCACCGAAGGCATACGACAGAAGGAATTACGCAGAATTTTACGACAAAACATTCACTGCGTTGTGAACGTCCAGGATGACTTGCCGAGCGAACTTGTAGAAAAGAGAAAACTGATAGATCTAAGCACGGCTCTGTATGGAATGCATTTTCCCAAAACGATGTACCAACTCGAAAAATCCAGAGAAAGACTCGCTTACGAAGAATTGCTTTTTTTGCAGCTGGCAATGCTTTTGTCAAGACGCACCCTCGAATCGATCGGAGGCATAGCAAAAAAGGTTGAAGGAAAGTTAGCTCAGGAATTCCTCAGAAAACTTCCTTTCGAACTGACCAATGCTCAAAAAAAAGCACACCAAGAGATCAGGGAAGATCTACGTTCACCACGTCCAATGAGCAGATTACTCCAAGGCGACGTTGGCTGTGGCAAAACGGTGGTCGCACAATTGGCGATCATAGACAATTTTGAGGCAGGCTTTCAAGCCGCCGTGATGGCACCAACTTCAATCTTGGCAACCCAGCATTACAGGAGAATGGCTCCCATGTTCGAAAGCCTTGGAATCAAAACGGCTCTCTTACTCGGCGATATGAGCAAAGCCGAAAAAGAAAGGATCAAGAAACTCCTCAAAAGCGGTCAACTGTCGGTGGTTATAGGCACTCACACCCTCATACAGGAAGACGTCGAATTCGACAGACTCGGACTCGTCATCATAGATGAACAGCATCGTTTTGGTGTGAGACAGAGGGAAGCTCTGATAAGCAAAGGAGCCGCTGTGGACACGCTCGTCATGACAGCAACTCCAATACCCAGAACCCTTGCACTCGCCGTTTACGGTGATCTGGACTTGACAATCATAGACGAAATGCCACCAGGCAGGAAAGATGTGAAAACGATTTTGGTCAGTGTAACGAAGATCGATCAAGTGTTCGAGTTCGTTAGAAAAGAAGTCAGCACAGGAGACCAAGCGTTCATAGTGTATCCCCTCATAGAAGAATCAGACAAACTACAGGTGAAAGCAGCCACGCAGATGTACGAAAAACTGTCTCAAGAAGTCTTCAAAGACTTGCGAGTCGGACTCTTGCATGGAAGGATGAGCCAACAGGAAAAAGACATGGTGATGGAGAGATTCGCGCTTGGAGATTTCGATATACTCGTATCTACGACCGTCATCGAGGTAGGCATAGACATACCGAATGCAACGATCATGGTCGTGGAGAATCCCGAGAGGTTTGGTTTGGCACAGCTCCACCAACTGCGTGGAAGGATTGGCAGGGGGGGCAAGCAAGGATACTGTTTCTTGGTGGTTGGCAACATCGATGAAGAAGCGATGGAAAGACTCAGATATTTCGCAACTACAAAAAACGGCTTTGAGGTCGCCGAGTACGACATGAAACTGAGGGGACCTGGAGAAATACTCGGCCTACGTCAACATGGTTTACCAGACTTGAGGGTGGCCGACTTGGTGAGGGACAAACATCTCCTTTTAAAAGCGAGAGAAGACGCAGAACTTGTAATTAAAGAATTCGAAAGATTCAAAAATCTCATCGACAAAGTTGAAAGGATGTACGGTGAAAGATTGAAGCTGGTGAAAGTTGGATAG